The Chitinophaga sp. H8 region GATCCGCCTGGCAGAGGTAATGCTCACCCGGGCGGAAGCATTGGCGCGTAAGGATGGCGTGAATGCAATATCTGTTGGATTGCTGAACGAGGTATATGCCCGTGCGTTTACAAAATCTCCGGTGCCGAAAGTGTATACTGCTGCTGACTTTCCTAATGCGCAAGCACTGATAGACCGTATCCTGCAGGAACGCAAATGGGAACTGGCATTTGAAGGGTTTGCCCGCTATGATGCCATCCGCACTGGCAAACGCCCTAATCCGCTGATGCCGCCGGAAAAGTTTTACCTGCCGGTACCACAACGGGAAATTGATGTCACCAATGGCCTGATTAAACAAAGCCCCGGCTTTTAAACCAGTTAAATAAAAATGCATAATATGAAAACGTTGATCGCAGGAACTGCACTACTCCTTGCTTCTTTGAGTAGTACCGCACAACAACAGGTGGTGTTAAAAGGAACGGTAACGGGCGACCTGAAAGGAAATAATAAAATGTATTTCTACACCCGTACCATGAATGATTCCGCTATCATTGAAAACGGACAATATACCTACAGCTTTACGTTTGAAGAACCGGTAAACATTATGCTGCTGCCCGAATATGTGAAGACCCAGCGAATGATGTATGTGCCTTTCGGTATTTTGTTTGATCAGCCAGCTACCTATACTATTACTACGGATATAGAAAAAGGAATGGAATCTTCTGTGGTAAAAGGAACAGAAACCGTTGAGCTGTTGGGGGCCTATGATAAGCAGAAAAAGGCTGCCTGGAAAAAGATCAGCGAAGCCCTGAGTACCGAATTTGGGCAGCCATGGATGCAGGAAGATAATCCCCGCTATCCAGAGTTTGAAAAACGCCAGCAGGCACTGCAGCAACAATACCTGGTACCTGTTCTGGAGAAACTCGTAAAAGAGCATCCCGGATCTTATGCAGCTGCTTATACCTTACAGAGTGATGGCCGAAGTGCTTTAACTACTGCTCAGCAGGAACGGATGTATGGCATGCTGTCAAAAAAAATGCAGGCATCTAAATCGGGAAAGGATTTTTATAACTACATACAAGGCGTGAAAAATTCTGCTGTAGGAAAAAAGATAAAGGATTTTACCTTGCCGGATCCACAAGACCAGAATTTTACATTCTCCAGCCTGAAAGGAAAGTACATCCTGATAGATTTCTGGGCCAGCTGGTGCGCTCCCTGCCGCCAATCCTTTCCCCGTATGAGAGAGGTATACAGTGCTTATAAAGACAAGAACTTTGAAATCCTCAGTATTTCCATTGATCAAAGTAAACCTGATTGGCTGAAGGCGGTGAAACAGGAAAACAACCCCTGGCCTCAGGTGTTGGACAATAAAAGCATCTCTGCTTCCGGATTCGCAATAACCGGAGTGCCTACCACTTTTCTGATTGGACCGGATGGAAAAATTGTGATGAAGGAAGTGGGATTTGATCCTAACGGAAATGGGACTATGGAACAAAAACTGGCTGCCATCTTCGGATCGGCAGTGCCGGTAAAGGAGGAAAAAGCAACGAAACAACCTGATACACCAAAACAAGGGGAGGCGGTAAAAGCTATTCCCATGACACTTATGCAATAGTTAATTATTTTTTAAAACATAAATACCATCGATACGGAAATGAAACATCTTAAACGGATTACCGGCTGTAAGGCCATTGCATTATTACTGTTGGCAGGCCTGAGCGCCACCGCCCAACAGCCTAAAAAATATATCACGGTAAGTGGTAAAATTAAGTTTCCTCCTCCGGCAGAACATCAGGCCAAATTCCCTTTCCTGGTTCAAAAACAAGGGGATGACGGCCGTATCACACTGGATACCATTCATCTGAAGCCTGATGGAACATACAGTGTAAAACTGGATGCTACCCGCCCGCAATTCTATATACTGAATGAGTTTGAGTGGGACCGTCTAACTGTTTGGGCTAATAAAGATGACCTCCGTATTGATTTCAGAGGGGAGGATACCGCGAAGATAAAAATCAAAAACCCACCTTACGTCTTTATTGAAGGTAGCCAGGAAAATAACTTCCTGAATGATATCAACTTTATGAACTATCGCAACTATCAGGCTACCATTGCTATCAGCCAGTTGCAATATAAAGCATCTAAGGCCAATGATACGGCATTGGCACGTCAGCTGGGAGAACACATGATGTGGCTGTATGATGATATGGACCAACGGGTAAAGCTGGCAATACGTATGAATCAACACTCTCCGGTAGTATTATATGGACTGGATTTTATATCTCCCCGCAAGGATAAAGTATTTATCCAGGAACAGGTAGACCGCCTGGCAAAAAAATATCCCTGGTTTAAGGAAGTACAGGAAAAGAAAGCAAGCATGGCCAAAGCGGAAGCTATCGCCAAAAAAACAGCTATCGGAGCGCCTGCTATGGAGTTTACACAGAATGATGTAAATGGAAAACCAATAAAGTTATCAGACTACAAAGGTAAATATGTATTAGTGGATTTCTGGGCCAGCTGGTGCGGCCCCTGCCGTGCGGAAAATCCCAATGTGCTGGAAAACTATGAAAAGTATCACGATAAAGGCTTTGAAATACTGGGCGTATCCCTGGATGATAAAAAGGAAAACTGGGTAAAGGCGATCAAGGATGATGGGCTTACCTGGCAACACGTGAGTGATCTTAAAGGTTGGAAAAATGAAGTGGCCAAACAATATAACATCCGGGCTGTACCCAGCAATTTCCTGCTCGATAAGGAAGGTAAGATCATTGCCGTAAATCTGAGAGCAGAAGACCTGGGCAAGAAACTGGCAGAGATCTATGATAAATAAAAGACTAAGATATATGTACACCAAGAAAATAAAGAACATCGCAGCCTTTGTATGCCTGCTCACCTGTATGACCACTACTGCAGCCATCGCACAAATGCAGGCTGCCGTTAAAATTATTCCGGATTATACCCACGAAACATTTATTAAAAACTCTCCGGTAAAGATCTGGCGCGTTATACGCGATCTGCCTAAAGTGAAGGATTATAGTAATGGCACTATCACAGCGGTTACTATTAACCCTGGTGAAGATGATAAACCACCTACCCGTGAGCTTACCTTCAGCGATGGCCGGAAGCGTACGGATGAAATTGAACAGGTACATGAGTCGTATAAGTTCTTCGTATTTAATGTTAAAGAACCCAGGCCACAAGGTGTAAGCCGGGCAGTGGTAACGGCATTGGTGGAATCACTGCCGGATAAGGATGATACGTCAGTAGTACGCTGGTCTATCTACCTGGAAGGCGACAAAAAAGTGAAAAAGCCGCTGGTGGATGAATTGACCAAAGAAATTGGTCAATATGAACTGGGACTCAAAAAACTCCTGGATCAATAAGGCTTTTTCTCCCATCTATGCCATAGAACACAACAGCCTGTATCCCGTAAAAGGGGTGCAGGCTTTTTTTATAAACACAATTCCCCTTATATTCCCTCCTCAAATTGCCTGGAACGAGGTACTAGGAATTAAAAAAAAATATGAGTAGTATTGTCGAAAGGTATCTCAGACACCTGAAACCAGTTCCTGTTACTAACAGGGAGATACACCAAAATCGGGTATTACACAGTGATTTGTTCAGCTGAATAATGAAATTCGGGGAGGTCATGATGAAGGAAGATGCATTCAAGGCAATATACGAACAGTATTGGTCCAAACTTTATAGTGTATGTTTTTATACTGTGGCTTCCAGAGAAGTGGCAGAAGACCTGGTCATGGAAATCTTCTTGTCATTATGGAATAACCGGGAAAAGGTGGAAATAGACAACCTGGAACACTACCTGATAAGGGCTGCCAAAAATAAAGCCCTCAAATACCTGATCAAACAAAAAAGAAGCCAGGTACAATTGCAAAAAATGGTATATACCATTCCGGCTGAGAATGTGGTGCATGCTCCGGAAAGCCGCCTGGAGCTGAAGGAACTAAGTGCCAGTATCTCCTGTAGCCTGGGCACCTTACCCCAAAAAACAAAAGAAATATTCCTGTTGAACCGTGAAAATGGACTTACTTACCAGGAAATTGCCCACCAGCAAGGCGTTTCTGTGAAAACAGTAGAGTATCATATCTCCAAGGCACTCCGTGTACTAAACCGGCTGGGGCTAACTTTAAGTGCCCTTTTTTTCCTGAAATAAGTTTTTTTAAAAAAAAGTTCACATCTCCTTTAGGGTATCCTCCTTAAAAAGGAACTTCTTAATAGGGAATGGTGTTGGACAGCATTGCTCAATATACCGGATGAAAGTAACAAAAGCATTAATAGATAAGTTTAGCGAAGGGAAATGTACCCCTGAAGAAGAATTGGCTGTCCGCCAGTGGCTGGAAGATGGTGCCTGGCCGGATGAAGAAGGAGATGCTGCAACAGGGGAGGCCATATGGAACCGTATGCAGGAGCATCGATATCCGGATACGCCTATTATACCTATGCAGAAAAGAGGCAATGCCTGGTGGAAAATTGCAGCTGCTATATTACTCCTGTTAAGTATGGGCACAACTTCTTATTTCCTGTTGTATAAAAAACACCATACTATATTGGTAAGTACTACCAATGAAGAAAGGAAAAAGGTGGTATTACCTGATAACTCTGTTGTATTTCTGAGTAAAGGGTCTACCCTAAGGTATCCGGAAAAATTCCCTGGTGATAAAAGGGAAATATGGCTGATAGGGGAAGGTACATTTGAAGTAGCCAAAGATGCTCGTCGCCCTTTTACCGTGATCAGCGAACAGGTACGTACTACTGCGCTTGGTACTTCTTTTAAGGTAAGTGCATATCCTGGTGCACATAAGGTGGATGTAGCGCTTAGTTATGGAAAGGTAGTGGTATGCCGCGAACAGCAGACAAAAACAGATAGCGTTTATCTTGACCCTGGCGAGGCTGTGGTGTATACGCCCGTGGGTAAAACGGTAAGGAAAACAACGAATGCACAATTCAACTATAAGGAAAACGTGCTTTACTTTGATCATGCCAACATGGAAGAAGTGATCACCAAACTCGAAAACTTTTACGGAATAAAAATATTAACAGCTGATCAGCTCAGGGATGCCAAGTGGCAGGTGTCCGGCGAATTTAACAGGGAACCGCTGGATGTTGTCATGAAAAACATTGCCTTTACCTGTGATGTTAGTTATCGGATCAACCAGGATACACTTATAATAGCGCCAACGGAAAGATAATTTGACCATAATAAAACTAGTTCCACACATTTTAAAAGTACAGGATAGAAGTTAGGATGCTGCTGAGGCAGCAAAGGCAAACGTCAGCCACAAATTGTACCGCGGTTATGAAAAACGGCGATATGGAAATGTTTTGTCTGTGATCTAATATATATCCCTAAATCAAGTTTAGCTATGCAAAAAGCATTTGTTTCTGATGCACTTAAGGTAGGTCATCGCTTATTATTAATTGGCTGCATGCTGATAGCATGCTCCTTCAGGCTGTCTGCAAAGAGAATGGCAGAACAGGAGCCCGATATCAGACGGGTATACCTGTCACTCAATTCTGCTGAAGTGCCACTGAACAAGTTGTTTACAGAAATCGAAAAACAAACAAATTTCAGGTTCTTTTATGATGCTGCTACCTGTAATGTACAGCAGCCGGTAAACATCAGGGTGAAGCATGAATCATTATTTAATGTATTGCAGATCCTGAAAAAAAATACAGGACTGGAGTTTAAACAAATTGAACATTACTTTTCTGTAAGGCCGGTTAATAAAAGTAAATCTACACCTGCTCCAGCTGGGATAATTGCTCCGGAGCTGTCAACTGGTACTGCGATCGACAAAGCCAACGATGGCGAAATCGTAGTGAAAGGTAAAGTTACCGATGAAACAGGCGCTCCTTTAATTGGGGTAAGTGTACAACTGAAAGGCACCACCTCCGGAATGTCTACCGACGGACAAGGCTCCTACTCCCTGCGCGTACCGGCTGATGGTACGCTGATTTTCTCCTTTATGGGATATGAAAAACGGGAGGTGAAAATCAATGGGGCCAGCGTGCTCAATATATCTCTTACGGGTAATTCAAGTGGATTGAATGAAGTAGTGGTGGTGGGGTATACGAAACAGAAGAAGATCTCAATCGTAGGATCATTGGTAACAGTGACAGGAGATGAATTGAAACAAAGCCCGGCTTCCAACCTGTCTAATGCCCTGGCAGGCCGTTTGCCAGGATTGATTGCGATGCAGCAAAGTGGCTCTCCCGGTGCTGACCAGTCTAAAATATTAATCAGGGGATATTCCACTTCCGGCGACAATAGCCCCTTAATTCTGATTGATGGGGTAGAACGCAGCATGGATAATGTAGATGTACAGGAAATTGAATCCATTACTGTACTGAAAGATGCCTCTGCTACTGCACAATATGGTATAAGGGGTGCTAATGGGGTAGTGGTGGTAACTACCCGCAGGGGTAAAGCTGGTCCTCCGCGTATCGACTTTAGCGCTAACTATGCACTCAACCAGGCTACGCAGTTGCCTAAATTCCTGGATTCTTACAATTATGGTCTGCTTCTGAATGAAGCCCTGGCCAATGATGGAAAGCCCGCACAATTCACGCCGGAACAACTGGAGCAATATAAAGCTGGTAAAGATCCGCTGAACTATCCTAATACCGACTGGGTAAACCTTCTGTTCAGAGAAACTTCACCTACACAACGGTATAACCTGAATATCAACGGTGGTAACCAGAACGTAAAATATTTTGTATCTGCGGCTTACTTAAATCAACAAGGCATCCTGCGTAAATATGATAACCCCCAGTATGATACCAAAGATGTTTTCAGACGCTGGAATTTCCGCTCCAACATTGATATTGCCCTTTCAAAAGATTTTAATATTTCTGTAGACCTCGCCGGAGTGATCACCAGCAAACACTCTCCTACTTCCAGTGTAGAAGGTGATATGTTACGCCAGGTATACTGGTATCCGCCTACCGAGCTGGCTTTGCTGCCGGATGGAAAAATTGCCGTACCAGGCAACCATACCCAGAACCCTATTGGCGACCTGAGCAGAACAGGCTATACAGAAACATTTGATGGTACTGCACAGGGGACTATCCGGGCTATCAGAAAACTGGACTTTATCACTGAAGGACTTAGCACAGGTTTAAATTACTCTTTTGATCGTACCTATACCTATCGCTCAAACCGGACACAGGGATATGGCCTGTACAGATGGGATCCTGCAACCGGCCAATCTGTATTGGAAAAAGGTGCAGATACACCGGTAGAACCTATCACGGAATTCTCGAGCTCACCCAGATATGCGCTCAACTTTGAATATTACCTGAACTACAATCAAACTTTCGGCAAGCACAACGTGACCGGAATGGTGTTGTACAACCAGCGTAAACGCGTGGAACAAGGCGCACAATACGGTAAACCATTTTATGTACAAGGGGTGATGAGCCGCCTGACATACGGATACAACAATAAATATTTTATTGACCTGAATGGTCGTTATGATGGTTCTGAAAACTTCCCTAAAGGTTCCCGCTTCGGATTTTTCCCATCCATCGCTGCTGGCTGGGTAGTCACTGGTGAAGAATTCATGAAGCCGGTTACTGCATTAACCTACCTGAAATTAAGAGGTTCTTATGGGGTAGTAGGTAATGATCAGATCGGTGGACGCAGGTTTCTGTGGCAATCTATCTACCAGGCTGGATCAGGCTATAGCTTTGGCCAGAATGGAGAGGTGTGGTCTGCAGGATTGAAAGAAGGCTCTACTGGTACTCCTGAAGTTACCTGGGAAAAACATAAGATCATGAACCTGGGCCTGGAAGCCAAACTATTCAATGATAAACTGGGCATTAATCTGGATGTGTTCCGGAAAAATGTTAGCGACATATTGATTACACCAGGTACTATCGTAGCTACCTATGGAGGTCCTTTGCCTGCTTTAAATATGGGAGAAACCAAGAGCCACGGGTTTGAACTGGAATTGATACACACCAACCAGATCAATAAAGACCTGAGCTACATGGTAAAGGGTAACCTGAACTTTACTACCAGTAAAGTGATCTATGCGGATGAACCGCCCCGCAAATATCCCTGGTTGCAACGCACCGGCCATCCGATCAACCAATACTTCGGTTATCAGTCACTGGGCTTTTTCCAGAGCCAGGATGATATCGATAAAAGTGCTACGCAGTTTGGTGGCTTGATTCCCGGCGATATCAAATATGCAGATCTTAATAACGATGGTCAGGTGAATGCGGATGATCAAACCGCCATTGGTAAAACGGATATCCCAACACATACCATGGGCTTTTCTATGGGGCTGAATTATAAAAGCTTCGACTTCAGCGTATTATTCCAGGGTGCTTTTGGTGCATATACCGTATTGCAAAACTTCGCTGCGTATGAATTCTACAGCAATGGAAAGGTATCTGAAAGACACCTGGGCCGCTGGACACCAGCTACGGCTGCTACTGCTACTTTCCCTGCACTGCATGCCAGCGATAATACCAATAACCACGTGTATTCCGATTTCTGGATGAAACGGGCAGACTATGTAAGACTGAAGAATTTTGAAATAGGTTATCGCTTGCCTAAAAGCTGGACCGACAGGGTGAAGATCCAGGGGGTACGGTTTTATGTGAACGGACAAAATTTATGGACATGGATGAAGGATATGAAAGACTTCCAGTTTGATCCGGAAGCTCCGTCCGGAGATGGTACTTTCTACCCTCAGCAAAAGATCTACAATTTTGGTGCAACCGTTACTTTCTAAATCATCATGGTGGAAGTAAAAACTAATTATATGAAAAGAATTATTTACCTGCTCGGCTTCATATTGCTCTTTATTATTACTTCATGTAAAAAAGTATTAGATCAGGCTCCTGAGCTGGATTATGACGAAGTGAAAGTGTTTGGTGACATTGACCTGACCAGCCAGTTTCTGACTGATATTTATGCAAATACATTTTCCAGGCCGGGTAGCTTTATGGACCTGGGCAACTCTCCGCTGGCAGCTGCATGCGATGAAGCTGATAACTCCTTCGCAGGAACACCTTCTGATAAATTCCAGAACGGTTCCTGGAACGCCAGCGATAATCCCGAATCTGTATGGGGCACCTGCTATACTACTATCAGAAAGTGTAACCTGATGTTGGCATACATCGATAAGGTACCTAATAAGTATGAAGGCTTGTCTAAAGAAACAGATCTTACACCGGAAAGGATGAAAGGAGAAATTTATTTTCTCCGCGCCTGGAATTATTTTGAACTGCTGAAAAGATATGGTGGTGTACCTATTATTAAAGCCCCACTGGATGCTGGTTCTGTAGAACTCAGGCAAACAAGGCGTGCTACCTATGATGAAGTGGTGGCCTTTATCCTGTCCGACCTGGATGCTTGTTACAACAACCCTAAAATTCCTTTGGTATGGTTCGGACCAGATCCGGCAGATCCCTCTAAAGAACTCAATCGTGGAAATATCGGCCGTGCAAATAAAACGCTTGTAAAAGCATTGAAGTCACGTATGCTGTTGTATTATGCCAGCCCGTTTAATAATCCATCTAATGATCTCAGCAGATGGCAGGCGGCTGCAGATATTTCTAAAAGCATACTGAACGATGGTAAATACAGCCTGTTTAACAGCTATCAGAACCTCTTCCTGTTTGCGGATAATAATGAAGTGATGCTCACAAATCAACAGGCTGCATTTGCAGAAGCTATCGCTGAACCTGCTGGTATTGGTTGGGGGGGTACTAATCCTACCCAGGATCTGGTAGATAAATATGAAATGCGGAACGGCAAGCTGATTACTGATCCTACTTCCGGCTACAATGATCAGGATCCGTATAAAGACCGTGATCCCCGCCTGACTGCTTCTATCAACTACCATGGGGTAACTTATAAGAACACCGTGTTGAGTATGTTACCCGGAGGGAATCAGGATCCTGCTATAGGAGGAGACTGGTCCAAAACCAGCTACTATATGCGCAAGTTCCAGAACGCCAATAGCCAGAGTGGGGTGAAACGTTATTTTCCTATTATCCGTTTGGCCGAAATTTATCTCAACTATGCAGAAGCGCAGAATGAAGCTGCCGGCCCTTCACCGGAGGTATATAATGCAGTAAATGCAGTACGCCGCAGGGCAGGGATTGATGATTTGCCAACAGGATTGTCTAAAGAAGATATGCGTAAACGTATCTGGAATGAAAGAGCTGTGGAGCTGGCATTCGAAAAACACCGCTTCTGGGATGTAAGACGCTGGAAAATTGCAGAGAATACACTTGGAAAACCAATACACGGTGTGAGGATCACCAAAAATGGAGATGGCTCTCTGAAATACACTTATATAGAAGTAGAGCCCCGTGTATTCCAACCTAAAATGTACCTGTACCCGGTGCCACAATCTGAAATAGATAAAAGCCCGTCTGTATTGGAACAAAATCCTAACTGGTAATTACTTTAAAAAGAATGAATATGTTATGGTGGCTGTTATGCTTATTGCCCTTAAAAGAGGATAAGCTGATAAATAAGGAGTACCAGGTAGTAAAGGAAGTAGTGAAACCTAAGGCGGAAAAACCTAAATATATGTGGTTTGATGCAGAGGCCAACTTCAAACGGTTTTCCAGCCAGGATTCTATACGGTATTATCTGGATAAAACTAAAGCGGCAGGGTTTAACCAGGTGGTGGTAGATGTTCGCCCGGTATATGGAGATGTGCTGTATAAGAAAACAAAGCGGATGAAAGAACTGACCCGCGTAAAGGATTATTCCCGTACTATTAAGTGGGATTACCTGGGTGTGTTTATTAAAGAAGCACGCAAGCGCGGGATGAAAGTAAGTGTTTCTACTACTTTGTTTCCTGCCGGAGATCCTGTCACCAGGCAGGGGCCTGCCTACCAGGACCCTTATTGGGCACAGCGTACCGTCATCCAGAATACTCCGCATGGGCTGATTGATATCAAGGATGATAAAAGCAAAGTAGCTGCATTTATCAACCCGTTATTGCCGGAAGCACAGGAATTTGCATTGGGCTTCATCCGCGAAATAGTGACGAGCTATAACTTTGACGGATATGTGCTGGATTATTGCCGGTATTCTGGTGTGGAAACAGATTTCTCCGATTTTACCCGGAAAAAATTTGAAGCATACATCGGGCAACCGGTAAAACATTTTCCCGATGACATCTTCTCCTGGCAAAAGGAAGGTAATGGCTACGTAAGAAAAAATGGTCCTCTGGCTAATCAGTGGTTTGAGTTCAGGTCTGGTGTCATCCATGACTTTATCAAAAAAGTAAAGGAAGAAATTAAGGCAATCAAACCACATGTAAAACTGGAATACTGGGCGGCATCCTGGTATGGTGCATTGTATGAAAAAGGACAGAACTGGGCGAGTGAAAAATATGATGCTTCGAAAGATTATAGCTGGGCTACGCCAACATATAAAAAAACAGGTTTTGCAGAACAGCTGGACGTATTTATGAATGGGGTATACCTCGAAAAAGCCTATGGCATGGATGATCCTGAATCTATTGAGTATGGGCTGGCGAAAGGAAAAAAACTTATCAATGGGGCTTGTGCCATGTATGGCAGTATCTATGCCAACAACTATGCACATATAGAAGATGATATCCAACTTTGTCTTACCCAATCAGAGGGACTGGTACTATTCGATATTGTTCAGGTAATAGACCATAACCTGTGGGACCGGTTGAAAGCCGGGATCGATCAGGCAGAAAAAGCACTCCCTTAATGCTGTTATATAAAATAGAAAAGGCTGCTCCTCACACAGGAAGCAGCCTTTTCTATTTTATATAAAGAGCTATTTTGAAAAATCAACCCACCCATTACTGTCATAGTGCAAAGTCATATTGGATGTGCCATTTGAATGTTGGGTATTATCAGCATTGACCTGCGTAAAACTATACTTCGCAAAATTATTGTTGGAAAGGGACCTGTAATAAAAATCGCTCCACATCCAGTAGTTCTTGAGTGTATTTACTGCATTATCATAGTCGGAGAAATTTTCTGTAACTGTGATATTTACAGCGGTACTATGCCTGTCATAAAAAGTAGAGATAACTTCCTGAAGATTCCCTTTATCATTAAAGGTGAATAACCTTAATTCCTTTCCAAGACCATAATAACGTTCTACTTTGGCTACCCTGTTGTCCGGGCCGTAAAAATAAAAGCTGGTGTCGTTGCTCGGCCTGTCAGGATTATTACTGTAAAGGATTTTTTGTTTCATCTTCCCGTTTTCTAAAAGGATCACCTTCTCTGCAGGGGAAATGGTAATGCCATCTATCCGCGCCTTAGTAATAATGGTGATCTTGTTGTTGTCATATAGGAGTGTGTCAAATACCTGTTTGGTAGCAATAATGGGATAACCTGTGCCGGCTATTGGGAGTGCGCCCCCTGCACGTTTGATGATTTGGTTGCCATTATAAGTAAAATAAGCCGTGCCGATAGTGGAAAACAGACTGGCGGTACGCATGTCAGGAAGAAGGTACATCGCAAACACACTGTCTGGCCTTATAATATTATCGGGAGGGGGTGGTGTGTTCGATTTTCTACAGGCAGCAACCAGTAGTACTGCAATCAGAACGAGGGAAAATTGTTTAGGCATAGTGGTACAGAATAAGATAGGTGATGAATAGATAGATAGATGGTTTGTGCTTACTGATAATACTTCAAATTAGACTTCGTAACAATGTCCAGTGGCATGTAATAACTCTTTTCTACGGGCTGTTTTAAAATCAGATATTCATAGAATAACTTGATGCCCTGATAAGCCTGCTTGTCAGGTTGCTGACTGATCAGGAACTGAATGATCCCTTTTTCCAGGAAAAATATATTCTCATCTGTAAGATCATATCCAATTAGTTTGTAGGCAGCAGCTGGGAGTTTACTTATTGCGCCTGCTATTTTAGAAATACCATTCGTAACAAAAATGCCTTCAATACCTGGTTCTTTTTGCAATAGCGCAGTTACCTCCTTTTCTATCGCGGCATCATTACCACTTTTGTTTTCATAGTGGATGATTTTTTTGGTGCTTCCCTTGAAATATTCCAGGAAGCCTTCTTCCCTGGCAGAGAAATGAATATGGTTATCATCTTTTCGCACAATAGAAGCTACCAGCAAAGTAGCATTGGGGGATACACCATAATCCAGTAAACTGGCGGCAAGATAACCACTGTCTTTCGAGTTCTGGCCTATAAAGCTCAGGTTATCCTGATGAGGGATATTACTATCAAAGAAAATTACCGGCGTTTCTGTTGTCTGGGCATGCTGCAACAACCTGACTGTTTCTTTGTAAAAAACCGGTACCATAAAAATACCATCATACTTCCCTTTGATAACTTTATTCAGCTTGTCTGTAAAGGAGGATTCACTATT contains the following coding sequences:
- a CDS encoding alpha amylase family protein, translating into MLWWLLCLLPLKEDKLINKEYQVVKEVVKPKAEKPKYMWFDAEANFKRFSSQDSIRYYLDKTKAAGFNQVVVDVRPVYGDVLYKKTKRMKELTRVKDYSRTIKWDYLGVFIKEARKRGMKVSVSTTLFPAGDPVTRQGPAYQDPYWAQRTVIQNTPHGLIDIKDDKSKVAAFINPLLPEAQEFALGFIREIVTSYNFDGYVLDYCRYSGVETDFSDFTRKKFEAYIGQPVKHFPDDIFSWQKEGNGYVRKNGPLANQWFEFRSGVIHDFIKKVKEEIKAIKPHVKLEYWAASWYGALYEKGQNWASEKYDASKDYSWATPTYKKTGFAEQLDVFMNGVYLEKAYGMDDPESIEYGLAKGKKLINGACAMYGSIYANNYAHIEDDIQLCLTQSEGLVLFDIVQVIDHNLWDRLKAGIDQAEKALP
- a CDS encoding LacI family DNA-binding transcriptional regulator, encoding MPYRLFSIFEKKAIKEKPRNIGIKEIAERANVSIGPVDKVLHNRGGVSEETRQRILKAIEELNYKPNILASRLKSKKDYRIAVMLPQGTKKIPFWFEHDKGFERILKELEQFGLNLETFRFDQNSESSFTDKLNKVIKGKYDGIFMVPVFYKETVRLLQHAQTTETPVIFFDSNIPHQDNLSFIGQNSKDSGYLAASLLDYGVSPNATLLVASIVRKDDNHIHFSAREEGFLEYFKGSTKKIIHYENKSGNDAAIEKEVTALLQKEPGIEGIFVTNGISKIAGAISKLPAAAYKLIGYDLTDENIFFLEKGIIQFLISQQPDKQAYQGIKLFYEYLILKQPVEKSYYMPLDIVTKSNLKYYQ
- a CDS encoding RagB/SusD family nutrient uptake outer membrane protein: MKRIIYLLGFILLFIITSCKKVLDQAPELDYDEVKVFGDIDLTSQFLTDIYANTFSRPGSFMDLGNSPLAAACDEADNSFAGTPSDKFQNGSWNASDNPESVWGTCYTTIRKCNLMLAYIDKVPNKYEGLSKETDLTPERMKGEIYFLRAWNYFELLKRYGGVPIIKAPLDAGSVELRQTRRATYDEVVAFILSDLDACYNNPKIPLVWFGPDPADPSKELNRGNIGRANKTLVKALKSRMLLYYASPFNNPSNDLSRWQAAADISKSILNDGKYSLFNSYQNLFLFADNNEVMLTNQQAAFAEAIAEPAGIGWGGTNPTQDLVDKYEMRNGKLITDPTSGYNDQDPYKDRDPRLTASINYHGVTYKNTVLSMLPGGNQDPAIGGDWSKTSYYMRKFQNANSQSGVKRYFPIIRLAEIYLNYAEAQNEAAGPSPEVYNAVNAVRRRAGIDDLPTGLSKEDMRKRIWNERAVELAFEKHRFWDVRRWKIAENTLGKPIHGVRITKNGDGSLKYTYIEVEPRVFQPKMYLYPVPQSEIDKSPSVLEQNPNW